A region of Procambarus clarkii isolate CNS0578487 chromosome 48, FALCON_Pclarkii_2.0, whole genome shotgun sequence DNA encodes the following proteins:
- the LOC138351214 gene encoding uncharacterized protein — translation MWNQLPHILSADAHPLQPATTEPPQQPATTEPPQQPATTEPPQQAATTEPPQQPATTEPPQQAATTEPPQQPATTEPPQQAATTEPPQQPATTEPPQQPATTSELPLQAATPDDTQLDVSTDSMQTPPVLEKACSSPNLSNSSADDSTASVDVEAQSPEEMNLSARPGSAKK, via the exons atgtggaaccaattaccgc ATATCCTGTCTGCTGACGCCCACCCTTTGCAACCTGCAACTACTGAACCACCTCAGCAACCTGCAACTACTGAACCACCTCAGCAACCTGCAACTACTGAACCACCTCAGCAAGCTGCAACTACTGAACCACCTCAGCAACCTGCAACTACTGAACCACCTCAGCAAGCTGCAACTACTGAACCACCTCAGCAACCTGCAACTACTGAACCACCTCAGCAAGCTGCAACTACTGAACCACCTCAGCAACCTGCAACTACTGAACCACCTCAGCAACCTGCAACTACTTCTGAACTACCTCTGCAAGCTGCCACTCCAGACGATACTCAGCTTGATGTCTCAACTGACTCAATGCAAACTCCTCCAGTACTAGAAAAAGCTTGCTCGTCACCAAACCTCAGCAATTCATCTGCTGATGATTCTACTGCCTCTGTTGATGTCGAAGCACAATCACCCGAGGAAATGAACTTATCTGCTAGACCTGGTTCGGCAAAAAAGTAA
- the LOC138351213 gene encoding uncharacterized protein, which translates to MNHRLVLGSVFKKELTRLDRQLRHAIHGWLRLPHDTLNAFSHSDVKDGGLGIPVFATSICLQKNKLLGALVESVDPVVVTAALQPAFQARMHQRGFKVEREVRIPDGGTFCKPDIIACEDDEVFILDTQVSADNFPLSRPHQSKCDKYGTPEILQKIREYTWKHTASASSITLTWRGGWCKETVVADWQDFFLSLLHQDTPNAGAAGINIMDERSFHIWRGKNGINTE; encoded by the exons atgaaccaccgGCTTGTTCTCGGAAGCGTGTTTAAGAAGGAGTTAACGAGGCTTGACCGGCAGTTGCGGCACGCCATTCATGGCTGGCTGCGACTGCCTCATGATACCCTTAATGCCTTCTCTCATTCCGACGTAAAGGACGGTGGACTAGGAATTCCCGTCTTTGCTACATCAATCTGCCTACAGAAGAACAAGCTTCTTGGGGCGTTGGTAGAGTCGGTGgatccagtggtagtgacagcggCTCTCCAACCCGCGTTCCAAGCACGAATGCATCAAAG AGGTTTTAAGGTGGAACGTGAAGTCCGTATACCGGATGGAGGGACCTTCTGCAAGCCTGACATCATAGCTTGCGAAGATGATGAGGTCTTtatattagacacccaggtctctgctgataacttcccactctcccgtccacatcagagcaagtgcgacaagTACGGCACCCCAGAGATCCTTCAAAAGATCAGGGAATATACCTGGAAGCACACAGCATCCGCCTCTTCAATAACCCTTACTTGGAGAGGaggatggtgcaaggaga ctgtagtagctgactggCAAGACTTCTTCCTCTcgctgttgcatcaggacacccccaatgCCGGTGCTGCTGGCATCAACATTATGGATGAAAGGTCATTTCACATCTGGCGAGGCAAGAATGGAATTAATACAGAGTAA